The following proteins come from a genomic window of Zonotrichia leucophrys gambelii isolate GWCS_2022_RI chromosome 4, RI_Zleu_2.0, whole genome shotgun sequence:
- the OCIAD2 gene encoding OCIA domain-containing protein 2 isoform X2 gives MSSETAQQGGQTPPVKQPGWPMFFCPMSQIQDREIAKIIKECRQESFWYRALPLSLGSMLVTQGLISKGIFSASPRFGPFPKMARSVLILAKNVKQNRDRMREKVQVLQQLSARCGEHN, from the exons ATGTCTTCTGAAACAGCTCAACAGGGAGGTCAGACACCTCCAGTAAAGCAACCTGGATGG CCAATGTTCTTTTGTCCCATGTCCCAAATTCAAGACAGAGAGATTGCAAAGATCATTAAAGAATGCAGACAGGAAAGTTTCTGGTACAGAG ctcTTCCTTTATCTCTTGGGAGCATGCTTGTCACCCAGGGGCTAATCTCAAAAg GCATTTTCTCAGCAAGTCCAAGATTTGGTCCATTCCCCAAGATGGCAA GAAGTGTCCTCATACTTGCAAAGAATGTAAAGCAAAATCGGGATCGAATGAGAGAGAAGGTTCAAGTCCTTCAGCAGCTTAGTGCCAG ATGTGGTGAACACAATTAA
- the OCIAD2 gene encoding OCIA domain-containing protein 2 isoform X1, with translation MSSETAQQGGQTPPVKQPGWPMFFCPMSQIQDREIAKIIKECRQESFWYRALPLSLGSMLVTQGLISKGIFSASPRFGPFPKMAIAGVLGYAIGKMSYMGECRKKFQKMGIAPNCPKKKRKCPHTCKECKAKSGSNEREGSSPSAA, from the exons ATGTCTTCTGAAACAGCTCAACAGGGAGGTCAGACACCTCCAGTAAAGCAACCTGGATGG CCAATGTTCTTTTGTCCCATGTCCCAAATTCAAGACAGAGAGATTGCAAAGATCATTAAAGAATGCAGACAGGAAAGTTTCTGGTACAGAG ctcTTCCTTTATCTCTTGGGAGCATGCTTGTCACCCAGGGGCTAATCTCAAAAg GCATTTTCTCAGCAAGTCCAAGATTTGGTCCATTCCCCAAGATGGCAA TTGCTGGTGTCTTGGGTTATGCCATTGGAAAGATGTCATACATGGgagaatgcagaaaaaaatttcagaaaatgggTATTGCACCAAATtgtcccaaaaaaaaaag GAAGTGTCCTCATACTTGCAAAGAATGTAAAGCAAAATCGGGATCGAATGAGAGAGAAGGTTCAAGTCCTTCAGCAGCTTAG